A single region of the Neodiprion pinetum isolate iyNeoPine1 chromosome 5, iyNeoPine1.2, whole genome shotgun sequence genome encodes:
- the LOC124219613 gene encoding transketolase-like protein 2 isoform X2 has translation MVKEIDTQKLYDVANWLRIHSVTATQASKSGHPTSCSSMAEIMSVLFFHTMRYKVSAPRDVNNDRFVLSKGHAAPILYAAWAEAGLFPTSELLNLRKFNNDLEGHPTPRLNFIDVGTGSLGQGLSVAAGMAYVGKNFDKSSYRVYVLVGDGESAEGSIWEALHFASYYGLDNLCVIFDINRLGQTQATSLEHNMEVYRVRLEAFGFNALVVDGHDVEELAKVFHEAQNTQGRPTAILAKTFKGRNFPNIEDELNWHGKALGANGDTVIQHLTSLLKNPGPLALHPQKPLVADAPIVDISNIKLSSPPNYKLGEKIATRLAYGNGLAKIAANNSRVVALDGDMRTSTFSDKIRTVDPSRYIECFIAEQNLVGVGIGMACRDRTVAFVSTFATFFTRAYDQIRMGAISQTNLNFVGSHAGCSIGEDGPSQMGLEDLAMFRAIPGATIFYPSDAVSTERAVELAANTKGICFIRTSRPETPVIYKNDKALAIGKAQVIKTSSKDQVLIIGAAVTLVEAILAADELAKSGINVRVMDPFTIKPIDAAGIIKNARETGGRIITVEDHYPEGGLGDAVLSAVAGVRDIIVKKLAVPVVPRSGPTAVLLDAYGISSRSIVTAVHEILKL, from the exons atggTGAAAGAAATTGATACGCAAAAGCTCTACGATGTGGCCAACTGGCTCAGGATTCATTCGGTCACAGCAACGCAGGCATCAAAAAGCGG ACATCCAACATCATGCTCATCTATGGCAGAGATCATGTCTGTCCTTTTCTTTCACACAATGCGCTACAAGGTCTCTGCTCCTCGTGATGTGAACAACGATAGATTCGTTTTAAGCAAAGGGCATGCTGCACCGATTTTATACGCCG CTTGGGCAGAGGCAGGTTTATTTCCTACAAGTGAACTTTTGAATCtccgaaaattcaacaatgaCCTAGAAGGACATCCGACTCCTAGATTGAACTTTATTGACGTTGGAACTGGGTCTCTTGGACAAGGGCTGTCTGTCGCTGCTGGCATGGCTTACGTTGGCAAGAATTTCGACAAGTCTAGCTACAG GGTGTACGTCCTAGTTGGAGATGGTGAATCTGCTGAAGGATCGATTTGGGAGGCACTTCATTTTGCTTCTTACTATGGGCTAGACAATCTTTGTGTAATATTTGATATAAACCGTTTGGGTCAAACACAAGCTACTTCCCTTGAGCATAACATGGAGGTTTATCGTGTGCGTTTAGAAGCTTTTGGGTTCAACGCTCTGGTAGTCGATGGCCACGACGTCGAGGAACTAGCTAAA GTATTCCATGAAGCACAAAATACTCAAGGCCGTCCAACTGCAATCTTGGCAAAGACATTTAAAGGTCGAAACTTTCCCAACATTGAAGATGAACTCAATTGGCATGGAAAAGCTCTGGGAGCCAACGGTGATACCGTCATTCAG CATCTAACttcattattgaaaaatcctGGTCCACTCGCTCTGCATCCGCAAAAACCCCTCGTCGCAGATGCACCAATCGTCGACATTAGTAATATAAAATTGAGCTCACCACCTAACTATAAATTAGGTGAAAAGATTGCGACACGTCTTGCTTACGGAAATGGCCTTGCCAAG ATTGCAGCCAACAATTCCCGTGTGGTTGCTCTGGATGGTGACATGAGGACATCAACCTTTTCAGATAAAATCAGGACGGTCGATCCGTCGAGATACATAGAGTGTTTTATTGCTGAACAGAACTTGGTTGGAGTAGGAATTGGCATGGCTTGCCGTGATCGTACTGTTGCCTTTGTGTCGACGTTTGCTACCTTCTTCACGCGTGCCTATGATCAA ATTCGTATGGGTGCTATATCGCAAACCAACCTGAACTTTGTCGGCTCCCACGCCGGCTGTTCAATCGGTGAGGATGGACCTTCGCAGATGGGCCTAGAAGACTTGGCCATGTTCCGGGCGATACCTGGAGCTACTATTTTCTACCCATCTGATGCCGTTTCAACGGAACGTGCCGTAGAATTGGCCGCGAACACGAAAGGAATCTGTTTCATCCGAACTTCGCGTCCAGAAACACCTGTCATTTATAAGAACGACAAGGCACTAGCAATTGGCAAAGCTCAGGTTATCAAAACTTCAAGCAAAGATCAAGTGCTGATTATTGGTGCCGCGGTTACGCTAGTTGAAGCTATACTAGCTGCCGATGAACTTGCCAAGAGTGGAATCAACGTGCGTGTCATGGATCCGTTCACAATAAAACCAATTGATGCTGCCGggataataaaaaatgctcGCGAAACTGGCGGTAGGATTATTACTGTTGAAGATCATTATCCAGAGGGTGGTTTGGGCGATGCAGTACTCTCGGCCGTTGCTGGTGTGCGAGATATaattgtgaaaaagcttgCCGTACCAGTTGTGCCTCGCTCTGGTCCAACAGCTGTTCTGCTCGATGCGTATGGTATCAGCAGTCGAAGCATTGTTACGGCTGTTCATGAAATACTGAAACTCTGA
- the LOC124219616 gene encoding heat shock factor 2-binding protein isoform X2: MHQSTFCASLGAVLGNLVWHASRFPHVVELWLSKFQAKLGEFLCIVNGTFVSFINTYGSVFPSENSDEFQFVKGLCGIVTNLSASPGGRQFLVTHPNGKNLLQKMVKLMPVVPLPTGNSLARLILMLLYNVSINKSGLQYLIELRICQILGPYLSDSISAELKHLSLRLLQSITFELRDELTIDDILTKVTVTRIQELVKTETEIVSSIAKEVILNLKNCQSSLIYDGRFCQDRLDKRTWGRIKPYQRSGSFFIYGSRSIRKPIRQTKPH; the protein is encoded by the exons ATGCATCAAAGTACATTTTGTGCCAGCCTTGGAGCTGTGCTAGGAAATTTGGTATGGCATGCGTCCCGCTTTCCTCATGTTGTAGAATTATGGCTATCCAAG TTTCAGGCAAAACTTGGGGAGTTCTTGTGCATTGTAAATGGAACCTTTGTTTCCTTTATAAACACGTATGGTTCTGTATTTCCCTCTGAGAACAGCGATGAGTTTCAATTTGTAAAGGGTCTTTGTGGTATCGTGACAAATCTATCGGCAAGCCCTGGAGGTCGTCAGTTTTTGGTTACACAtccaaatggaaaaaatttgctgCAGAAGATGGTAAAACTGATGCCTGTGGTACCGTTACCTACGGGCAACTCGTTAGCAAG ATTGATCTTGATGCTTTTGTACAATGTCAGTATAAATAAATCAGGCCTGCAATATTTGATAGAACTTCGTATCTGTCAAATACTTGGCCCATACCTCAGTGATTCAATTTCGGCTGAACTGAAGCACCTCTCCTTGCGACTACTGCAATCTATTACCTTCGAACTTAGAGATGAATTGACCATTGATGATATTCTAACGAAAGTCACTGTAACAAGAATTCAAGAACTTGTAAAAACAGAAACGGAAATAGTTTCATCAATTGCCAAAGAGGTCATTTTAAATCTCAAAAACTGCCAATCTTCTCTTATCTATGACGGACGTTTTTGTCAAGATCGACTCG ATAAGCGAACCTGGGGCCGTATAAAACCGTATCAGCGATCCGGTAGCTTTTTCATTTACGGAAGCCGTTCAATACGCAAACCCATAAGACAGACAAAACCTCATTAG
- the LOC124219613 gene encoding transketolase-like protein 2 isoform X1 yields the protein MASYHKPESKTIQELKDIATKLRIHSVRATQITKSGHPTSCSSMAEIMSVLFFHTMRYKVSAPRDVNNDRFVLSKGHAAPILYAAWAEAGLFPTSELLNLRKFNNDLEGHPTPRLNFIDVGTGSLGQGLSVAAGMAYVGKNFDKSSYRVYVLVGDGESAEGSIWEALHFASYYGLDNLCVIFDINRLGQTQATSLEHNMEVYRVRLEAFGFNALVVDGHDVEELAKVFHEAQNTQGRPTAILAKTFKGRNFPNIEDELNWHGKALGANGDTVIQHLTSLLKNPGPLALHPQKPLVADAPIVDISNIKLSSPPNYKLGEKIATRLAYGNGLAKIAANNSRVVALDGDMRTSTFSDKIRTVDPSRYIECFIAEQNLVGVGIGMACRDRTVAFVSTFATFFTRAYDQIRMGAISQTNLNFVGSHAGCSIGEDGPSQMGLEDLAMFRAIPGATIFYPSDAVSTERAVELAANTKGICFIRTSRPETPVIYKNDKALAIGKAQVIKTSSKDQVLIIGAAVTLVEAILAADELAKSGINVRVMDPFTIKPIDAAGIIKNARETGGRIITVEDHYPEGGLGDAVLSAVAGVRDIIVKKLAVPVVPRSGPTAVLLDAYGISSRSIVTAVHEILKL from the exons ATGGCAAGCTATCATAAGCCGGAGTCAAAAACGATCCAAGAACTGAAGGATATCGCCACGAAGCTAAGAATTCATTCGGTTCGGGCGACCCAGATAACTAAAAGCGG ACATCCAACATCATGCTCATCTATGGCAGAGATCATGTCTGTCCTTTTCTTTCACACAATGCGCTACAAGGTCTCTGCTCCTCGTGATGTGAACAACGATAGATTCGTTTTAAGCAAAGGGCATGCTGCACCGATTTTATACGCCG CTTGGGCAGAGGCAGGTTTATTTCCTACAAGTGAACTTTTGAATCtccgaaaattcaacaatgaCCTAGAAGGACATCCGACTCCTAGATTGAACTTTATTGACGTTGGAACTGGGTCTCTTGGACAAGGGCTGTCTGTCGCTGCTGGCATGGCTTACGTTGGCAAGAATTTCGACAAGTCTAGCTACAG GGTGTACGTCCTAGTTGGAGATGGTGAATCTGCTGAAGGATCGATTTGGGAGGCACTTCATTTTGCTTCTTACTATGGGCTAGACAATCTTTGTGTAATATTTGATATAAACCGTTTGGGTCAAACACAAGCTACTTCCCTTGAGCATAACATGGAGGTTTATCGTGTGCGTTTAGAAGCTTTTGGGTTCAACGCTCTGGTAGTCGATGGCCACGACGTCGAGGAACTAGCTAAA GTATTCCATGAAGCACAAAATACTCAAGGCCGTCCAACTGCAATCTTGGCAAAGACATTTAAAGGTCGAAACTTTCCCAACATTGAAGATGAACTCAATTGGCATGGAAAAGCTCTGGGAGCCAACGGTGATACCGTCATTCAG CATCTAACttcattattgaaaaatcctGGTCCACTCGCTCTGCATCCGCAAAAACCCCTCGTCGCAGATGCACCAATCGTCGACATTAGTAATATAAAATTGAGCTCACCACCTAACTATAAATTAGGTGAAAAGATTGCGACACGTCTTGCTTACGGAAATGGCCTTGCCAAG ATTGCAGCCAACAATTCCCGTGTGGTTGCTCTGGATGGTGACATGAGGACATCAACCTTTTCAGATAAAATCAGGACGGTCGATCCGTCGAGATACATAGAGTGTTTTATTGCTGAACAGAACTTGGTTGGAGTAGGAATTGGCATGGCTTGCCGTGATCGTACTGTTGCCTTTGTGTCGACGTTTGCTACCTTCTTCACGCGTGCCTATGATCAA ATTCGTATGGGTGCTATATCGCAAACCAACCTGAACTTTGTCGGCTCCCACGCCGGCTGTTCAATCGGTGAGGATGGACCTTCGCAGATGGGCCTAGAAGACTTGGCCATGTTCCGGGCGATACCTGGAGCTACTATTTTCTACCCATCTGATGCCGTTTCAACGGAACGTGCCGTAGAATTGGCCGCGAACACGAAAGGAATCTGTTTCATCCGAACTTCGCGTCCAGAAACACCTGTCATTTATAAGAACGACAAGGCACTAGCAATTGGCAAAGCTCAGGTTATCAAAACTTCAAGCAAAGATCAAGTGCTGATTATTGGTGCCGCGGTTACGCTAGTTGAAGCTATACTAGCTGCCGATGAACTTGCCAAGAGTGGAATCAACGTGCGTGTCATGGATCCGTTCACAATAAAACCAATTGATGCTGCCGggataataaaaaatgctcGCGAAACTGGCGGTAGGATTATTACTGTTGAAGATCATTATCCAGAGGGTGGTTTGGGCGATGCAGTACTCTCGGCCGTTGCTGGTGTGCGAGATATaattgtgaaaaagcttgCCGTACCAGTTGTGCCTCGCTCTGGTCCAACAGCTGTTCTGCTCGATGCGTATGGTATCAGCAGTCGAAGCATTGTTACGGCTGTTCATGAAATACTGAAACTCTGA
- the LOC124219616 gene encoding heat shock factor 2-binding protein isoform X1: MMLLQCLDLRLYSRKVMHQSTFCASLGAVLGNLVWHASRFPHVVELWLSKFQAKLGEFLCIVNGTFVSFINTYGSVFPSENSDEFQFVKGLCGIVTNLSASPGGRQFLVTHPNGKNLLQKMVKLMPVVPLPTGNSLARLILMLLYNVSINKSGLQYLIELRICQILGPYLSDSISAELKHLSLRLLQSITFELRDELTIDDILTKVTVTRIQELVKTETEIVSSIAKEVILNLKNCQSSLIYDGRFCQDRLDKRTWGRIKPYQRSGSFFIYGSRSIRKPIRQTKPH, from the exons ATGATGTTACTGCAATGTTTGGACCTCAGGCTGTATTCAAGAAAG GTAATGCATCAAAGTACATTTTGTGCCAGCCTTGGAGCTGTGCTAGGAAATTTGGTATGGCATGCGTCCCGCTTTCCTCATGTTGTAGAATTATGGCTATCCAAG TTTCAGGCAAAACTTGGGGAGTTCTTGTGCATTGTAAATGGAACCTTTGTTTCCTTTATAAACACGTATGGTTCTGTATTTCCCTCTGAGAACAGCGATGAGTTTCAATTTGTAAAGGGTCTTTGTGGTATCGTGACAAATCTATCGGCAAGCCCTGGAGGTCGTCAGTTTTTGGTTACACAtccaaatggaaaaaatttgctgCAGAAGATGGTAAAACTGATGCCTGTGGTACCGTTACCTACGGGCAACTCGTTAGCAAG ATTGATCTTGATGCTTTTGTACAATGTCAGTATAAATAAATCAGGCCTGCAATATTTGATAGAACTTCGTATCTGTCAAATACTTGGCCCATACCTCAGTGATTCAATTTCGGCTGAACTGAAGCACCTCTCCTTGCGACTACTGCAATCTATTACCTTCGAACTTAGAGATGAATTGACCATTGATGATATTCTAACGAAAGTCACTGTAACAAGAATTCAAGAACTTGTAAAAACAGAAACGGAAATAGTTTCATCAATTGCCAAAGAGGTCATTTTAAATCTCAAAAACTGCCAATCTTCTCTTATCTATGACGGACGTTTTTGTCAAGATCGACTCG ATAAGCGAACCTGGGGCCGTATAAAACCGTATCAGCGATCCGGTAGCTTTTTCATTTACGGAAGCCGTTCAATACGCAAACCCATAAGACAGACAAAACCTCATTAG
- the LOC124219616 gene encoding heat shock factor 2-binding protein isoform X3, with the protein MMLLQCLDLRLYSRKVMHQSTFCASLGAVLGNLVWHASRFPHVVELWLSKFQAKLGEFLCIVNGTFVSFINTYGSVFPSENSDEFQFVKGLCGIVTNLSASPGGRQFLVTHPNGKNLLQKMVKLMPVVPLPTGNSLARLILMLLYNVSINKSGLQYLIELRICQILGPYLSDSISAELKHLSLRLLQSITFELRDELTIDDILTKVTVTRIQELVKTETEIVSSIAKEVILNLKNCQSSLIYDGRFCQDRLGCNISSSRY; encoded by the exons ATGATGTTACTGCAATGTTTGGACCTCAGGCTGTATTCAAGAAAG GTAATGCATCAAAGTACATTTTGTGCCAGCCTTGGAGCTGTGCTAGGAAATTTGGTATGGCATGCGTCCCGCTTTCCTCATGTTGTAGAATTATGGCTATCCAAG TTTCAGGCAAAACTTGGGGAGTTCTTGTGCATTGTAAATGGAACCTTTGTTTCCTTTATAAACACGTATGGTTCTGTATTTCCCTCTGAGAACAGCGATGAGTTTCAATTTGTAAAGGGTCTTTGTGGTATCGTGACAAATCTATCGGCAAGCCCTGGAGGTCGTCAGTTTTTGGTTACACAtccaaatggaaaaaatttgctgCAGAAGATGGTAAAACTGATGCCTGTGGTACCGTTACCTACGGGCAACTCGTTAGCAAG ATTGATCTTGATGCTTTTGTACAATGTCAGTATAAATAAATCAGGCCTGCAATATTTGATAGAACTTCGTATCTGTCAAATACTTGGCCCATACCTCAGTGATTCAATTTCGGCTGAACTGAAGCACCTCTCCTTGCGACTACTGCAATCTATTACCTTCGAACTTAGAGATGAATTGACCATTGATGATATTCTAACGAAAGTCACTGTAACAAGAATTCAAGAACTTGTAAAAACAGAAACGGAAATAGTTTCATCAATTGCCAAAGAGGTCATTTTAAATCTCAAAAACTGCCAATCTTCTCTTATCTATGACGGACGTTTTTGTCAAGATCGACTCG GATGCAATATATCATCTAGCAGATACTAA
- the LOC124219616 gene encoding uncharacterized protein isoform X4, with protein sequence MHGDSLCKPEVMEEQEQFLFTYDEIGTVLRTVGRNLNNFTVDCSASTTMADPYPGEDGAEVTSRTLGLKDDVTAMFGPQAVFKKGVDSYDNVEPLYNELYKRWLEQRDQLEQAQEEIIRLRNQVIDSRLSYQH encoded by the exons ATGCATG GAGATAGTCTTTGTAAGCCCGAGGTTATGGAAGAACAGGAACAATTCTtatttacatat GACGAAATCGGCACCGTTCTGAGAACGGTCGGACgtaatttgaataactttacGGTGGATTGTTCGGCGAGTACGACCATGGCTGATCCATACCCTGGAGAAGATGGGGCAGAAGTGACGTCTCGAACTCTCGGTTTGAAAGATGATGTTACTGCAATGTTTGGACCTCAGGCTGTATTCAAGAAAG GAGTGGATAGCTATGACAATGTAGAACCTCTGTACAACGAACTATACAAACGGTGGCTCGAGCAACGGGACCAATTGGAGCAAGCACAGGAAGAGATTATCAGACTGAGGAATCAAGTAATTGATTCCAGGTTGAGTTACCAGCATTGA